DNA from Candidatus Roizmanbacteria bacterium CG_4_9_14_0_2_um_filter_38_17:
CTAAATCTTACGGCTAGATCTGACTTTCCTCCTCTATGTGTCGCTTCAAGCATAATACGGCTTAGCATAAAAGGATTTCTTGCATATTCATCGTTTGAGATAAATTTAATGATTGTGTAGGCAAGTTCTGGATTATTAACTAGCTCGCTATGAGTTACGCTGAGTCCTTTAAATACTGGCTGGTAGATGGAGCTTGCGTCGTTGGCTAGCTCTTGTGAAAGATTGGCCATGGCTGTGGCACGTGAGACTACCGCATTGCTTTCTGATACCACATCTTGAACCTTAAGTTCCGCTTGGATATCCAGTTGACGCTGGGTGCGGTTTTCAGCGTAGACCTGAGCCTTGGGATCTAGTTTGCCCTTTAAATCTTTGCGCATATCCCTTACTTTGTCTAGTAAGGATTTTTTGGGAGACTCTTGTTCTGGTCCAGGACCAGAAGGACCAGTAACCGGAGTTCCCGGTTCTATCGAAGATACAGATGTTTCATCTGATGCCATCTAGCGTATTAGATTAAACCCTATAGTAAATTGCAAGTCTTTTGTCATGCTTATTTTTTAGTATACAGCAGGAGCTGGGGTTAAGACAATATTTACCCCACTCGCTTAAGGTTTAACCTTTCACTTCGTGCAGGGTTGCAGGGTTAGACCTTGTCTCGCTTGTGGTGGTGTAAATGGGAGGAGGTGTTTGAAAGATGCTTGGTTTACTCTATCTACGACCTTTTTAACAAGTTTTGGATTATGTCCTTCGGCTACTATTTTATCTGCTGATATTTTTTTGTCACAGTATAAATATATTATTGGGTCAGCGCTTTCATAAGAAAATCCTAATTCTTGCTCATCAGTTTGGCCCTCCCAGAGTTCAGCTGTGGGCTGGGCGTCTAGGATAGCTTTGGAAACATTAAGATACTTAGCTAGCTGCCTTACCTGTGTTTTATATAATCCAATAAGCGGCTCTAAATCTGAAGCTTCATCGCCGAAGCGTGTAAAGTAGCCAAGGTAGTACTCGCTCCTGTTCTCTGTTCCGCAAACCAATGCGTCGTTTTTCTTTGCATAATCATATAGGATTATCATCCTAACCCTCGCCATAATATTCCCCAACCTTAATTTACTACTTGCAGGGTTTGACCTTGTAGGTTTATTGAAGCTGTCAACTATGGGTTTAATATCTATACTGCTTACTGTTCCTTGTTTGCCATTATTGCCGTACGGCATGCTTATTACATGCACGTTTTGGGCTCCTAGAGCTTTTGTGGCCAGTGCTAATGCGGTAGCTGAGTCTATACCACCAGATACACCTACGACTACCCGTTTGAAGCCTTGACTCTTGAGAGTGTTTTTTATAAATTCTTCTATTTTTTTAGCTGTTTGTTGAGAGTTAAGATTTAACATGTCTAAATTATACATCGCCTCGCTCACTTAAGGCTTAACCTTACACTTTGTGTAGGGTTAAGCCTTGTTTCGCTCGAATCGTGATATTATTAAAATATGCAGCAACATCCAATTCCACGTAACGTAACATCGTTTCAGTTTAAGCTGGTTGGCGATATAACCTTGAAACAATTTGGTTATCTAGCTGCTGGGGCAGTTCTTGGATACATTGCGTTTAGAGCTATACCTGGACCAGGGGTGTTGAAGTTTATGGTTGGGATAATCATTGGGTCTAGTGGAGCTGCGTTTGCATTTGCTCCTATACAGGGAAGACCTTTAGATAAATGGTTAATGGCGTTTATTAAAAGTGTTACCACTCCCACCCAGTTTGGCTGGAAAAGGGGAAAATCACTACCAATGGTTATGGAGCCTAGTTTTAAATTCGGAACAACCAACATCTCATCAAAACAAAAAGTGAATTCTGTTACTGAGGAAGAGATGAAAAGCGTGGACACCAAGCTCAATGCTTACTTAGCAAACAAAAAACAACAACCCCATGAGCTTATTGATGACAACGAGAAAAAGGCGTTACACAAAACAAATACCGCGCTTAGTACTAAAACAACGGGCGCTATAATTAGCCACCAAGCTAACCTGGGTAGGCGAACACATTCCGACGCAATCCTAGACAACACAGTGATGAAGCCAGCTAGCCAATCTGTAAAAACCACCATTCGCTCTATTGAAGATATTTTACAAGAGAGAGTTGAGGCTCCGGCCGAAATGCCGGTTATTGAGGCTCCGGCCGAAATGCCGCCTCAAGAAATTCAGCCAACCGCGAATACTGAGGTTCGGGTATTGGAAACTAAAGCAGCTACGGGTATGGGCTTTGTTAACGCTCCCACTCAACTAAATGCACTTTCTGCTGTGATTCTAGATACTTCTGGAAAACCATTACCAGATATACTCGCCATAATTAAAAATGAGCACAAAATGATTGTGAGAGCTTTAAAATCCAACTCATTAGGACAGGTTGTTTCTCATACCCCATTAGCAAATGGAACTTATTACATTGAGTTGGAAGACCCAAAGAAAATGTTTGTCTTTGATATAATCAAAACAACGCTTAAAGGAGGAATGTTTCAACCGATTCAGATTGGGGCTAAATCTGTTGTCAATAAGCAACCTGTAGAACAGGATGTATCAAGTGTAATTAAGTCGAAATTATTTAGTAATTAAGAAATATGACTGCCCAAGTTAAAGGAACAACACAAAACTTTATTGAAATAGAAAATATTCGAGATGATATCGTAATTATGCGTGATGGCTCCGCTGCGCTAGTGATTGAAACCTCTGCGGTAAACTTTGGTCTCCTTTCTGAGCGAGAACAAGACGCTCTAATTTACTCGTTTGCAGCATTTATTAATTCTTTGTCTTTTCCTATTCAAATCTTAATTCATAGCCGCAAAATGGATATTAGTAATTATCTAAACCTGATTGCTGATCAAATAAAAAAACAAGAAATTGGTTTACTAAAAATACAGACACAGAAATATTATGAATTTATCCAGAACATTGTGCAAGATAATGAAGTTTTAGAAAAGCGCTTTTTTATTGTGGTTCCTTTTTCTGTATATGAATTAGGAATTAAAGGAGGGGTTTCTGGTTCTAAGGCCACAAAACTTCCGTACCCTATAGATTATATTGTGAAAAGAGCTAAAACAGCTCTACTACCTAAGCGTGACCATGTAATACGCCAGATTTCCAGACTGGGCCTGCGCGGCCAACAACTTAGCACCGAGCAGCTAATTGAGCTACACTATGCACTGTTCAACAAAGACACAAGTGAAGGCGAGAAAATAATAGATAGCGAACAATATACTCGTCCAATTATAACGGGACAATAATTTAAACATGTCTTTATTTAAGCGAAATAAAAAACAAATAAATCCTGCTACAGCAACAAACAAGGTCGTGACTAAGAAAGACAAGCAGTCGTCGCAAGATGTGGTTTTAAGCAGACAGCGCCAAAAATTTGCAGCTGGAACCTTGTCACTAAAAGATATAATCGCTCCATCAATTATTGAGGTAGACTTTGATAGTCTTCGGGTAAACAACTCACATTACCGCACCTTATTTGTAATTGGTTATCCGCGGTACGTGTCTTCTAATTGGCTAGAACCTCTAATATCGTTTGACCACTCATTAACAATCTCGATGTTTATTTATCCCCAGGATTCTGGGGCAATTTTAAAAGACCTAAAACATAAAATAGCCCAAATGGAGGCAACCGTAAATAACGACTTAAGGAGAGGTAGGGTTGTTGACCCATCGGTTCAGATTTCGTTAGACGACGCGATGTCTTTGCAGTCCGAATTAGCAAAGGGAGCAGAGCGCTTCTTCCAGTTTGGACTATACATAACCATCCCAGGAAAAAGCGTGGAAGAATTAAATCAGGTAACTAAACAGGTTGAGTCTTCCTTAGGAGCTCTATTAATTATCTCTAAACATGCAACCCTACAGATGGAGGAGGGTTTTAAGTCTACGTTGCCACTATTTAAAGATGAATTAGATATTAAGAGAAACATGGATACTACCTCGTTGGCAACCACGTTTCCTTTTTCGACAGCCTCTTTAACAGCAAATAGGGGAATTTTATATGGAATTAATGAGCACGATGGAAGCTTGGTAATATTTGACCGCTTTAGCTTAGAAAACGCGAACAGCGTTGTTCTGGCAAAGTCCGGTGCTGGTAAGTCGTTTCTTATAAAACTTGAGGCTGTGCGTTCGTTAATGTTTGGAACCGAAGTAATTGCTATTGATCCTGAGGGAGAATACGTTGCGCTTGCTCAAACATACGGAGGAAAAGTTGTGGAATTTAGCATGAACTCTCCGGTTAAGATAAATCCATTTGACCTGTCTCAAATTGTGACCGAGGGTGAAAATGAGTTGAGCCTAAAAATCCTGTCTATTCACGCGTTAATGCGCGTAATTATGGGTGATATTTCACCAGAAGAAGACGCCATACTAGATCGTGCTCTGGTGGAGACGTATCGTCAAAAAGGAATAACTTCTGACCCAGATACCCAGCGTAACGAGCCTCCTCTTATGGAGGATTTATATAAAGTTTTAATTGGAATGGAAGAGGATAAGGCAAGACTACTGGCCGATCGCTTGGAAAAGTTTATTAAAGGTTCGTTAACGGGTATATTTAACCAGCAGTCTAACTTAAACATAGATAACCCGTTAACAGTTTTTAATATTCGTGATTTACAGTCTGAGCTTAGGCCAATTGCGATGTTTATGATACTAGACTATGTCTGGACTAAAATTAAGAAAGAGCTTAAGAAGCGTATATTAATTATCGACGAAGCGTGGCATCTAATGCAATATAAAGACTCAGCTGCGTACATCTATGGAATCGCCAAGCGTTCAAGAAAGTATTATTTAGGCCTAACCACCATTACGCAGGATGTAGAAGATTTTCTGGCTACAGATCACGGTAAGGCTATTATCACCAATTCATCTATGCAGATTCTGTTAAAACAGTCTCCCGCGGCGGTAGATAAAATTTCGGAAGTGTTTTATTTATCAGGTGGAGAAAAAAATTTCTTGTTGTCCACCGATGTTGGGGAAGGCTTATTCTTTGCTGGTCAATCTCATGTTGCTATGAAAATTGTGGCCTCACCTGATGAATATGAACTAGTCACGACCAGTCCAAAAGATATTTTAGGTTAGAAAAATAACGGTGGATAATCAAGAACAACAGCCTCAAAAACGTTCTTTAATAGATGGATTATGGAGCACGGGGGTTAATATTAATCGTGGATTAAATGCAGCAAGAGCTATCCGCGCAACAAGTGTGACCGCTCGTGCTGTTCCTTTTTTGTTGTCTCCGGCAGGAATTGCGGTTGTGGTAGTTATAGTGGTTTTATTGTTACTAGTTATAATTCCTATGTTATTAATGTCTGGGTCTGCGGGAATAACTGGGGCGGGGCCATATGAATTACAACGGGGAGCTCTTTAGTCTTGTACTCTAACCGGCATAATGATGTGAAGATAGTCGTCTTTTCCAGATACGCGAAATACTCCTGGTTTTAAAGGACCACTTACTTCAAAAGCTAAATTTTTGCCATCAACCCCCTTAAGTAAGTCTAGCAAAAAGCGGTGGTTAAAAGCTATTTTTTGATCATCTCCTTCTTCTTCCACAAGCATGGAGCTGGTGTTTTTTCCTACTTGTGGAGAGTTGGCGCTAATATGAAGTTCGTTGTTTTCTATTTTTAAACGGATAATATTTGCGCTCTCTCTGGCAAATATTGAAGCGGTTCTTACTAGGCGTCCAAGCTCTTCTTTATCTATTAACACTCTCGTAGTATGAGATTGAGGAATTATTTGTTCAAAGTTAGGAAACTCACCCTCTATTAATTGAGAGCTAATGGTTGTGTCTTCCCAAGAGGCGGTAATAGATTTTTTATTTTTATCCAGTTCTAAAAATAATTCAGCCCCCTCGGGAATGATTCTTGCTATGTCTATAAAAAATCGCGCAGGAATAATTACTCTTTCTTCGTCAAATTTTAGTTTTTCTCCTTTTATTTGCTTAATAGACAGTCTAAATCCGTCGGTTGCTACAATTCTCTGTCCAAAATCTGTTTTTTCAATTAAAATACCGGTTAATACTACCCTTGCTTCGTCTGAAGCTGCAGAAAAAGCCACCTCTTCTGCGATTTCTTGAATTATTTTTCTTTCTACTCTACCCTTCTTCTCCCCTATTACCACAACGGGAAATTCATTGGCTTGTAC
Protein-coding regions in this window:
- a CDS encoding NAD(+) synthetase, which encodes MYNLDMLNLNSQQTAKKIEEFIKNTLKSQGFKRVVVGVSGGIDSATALALATKALGAQNVHVISMPYGNNGKQGTVSSIDIKPIVDSFNKPTRSNPASSKLRLGNIMARVRMIILYDYAKKNDALVCGTENRSEYYLGYFTRFGDEASDLEPLIGLYKTQVRQLAKYLNVSKAILDAQPTAELWEGQTDEQELGFSYESADPIIYLYCDKKISADKIVAEGHNPKLVKKVVDRVNQASFKHLLPFTPPQARQGLTLQPCTK
- the dnaN gene encoding DNA polymerase III subunit beta; its protein translation is MKHMKASILQENLNNALKSVSGFVPSNPQLPILQNIYLKFTKGKAIFSATDLSIGIYKETRAKVDEEGEICVPFKNLSALVNQLPAGKVDISVKDNILSIKSEKISAEFNGVQANEFPVVVIGEKKGRVERKIIQEIAEEVAFSAASDEARVVLTGILIEKTDFGQRIVATDGFRLSIKQIKGEKLKFDEERVIIPARFFIDIARIIPEGAELFLELDKNKKSITASWEDTTISSQLIEGEFPNFEQIIPQSHTTRVLIDKEELGRLVRTASIFARESANIIRLKIENNELHISANSPQVGKNTSSMLVEEEGDDQKIAFNHRFLLDLLKGVDGKNLAFEVSGPLKPGVFRVSGKDDYLHIIMPVRVQD